GGGGAAATACCAGTCAAGAGGAGTGTTTGGTTGCCTGAAGGGGCGATTAAGGGGATATCCCAGGGAGTGAATTCCTTAAGGCCACACATGAAGGTCAAAACCAAAACGCACGCACGGCAAAAGGTAAAGTGTAGTATTCATAGGACACAAGCATGGAGGTGACTGGGAAGGGAACCGCCCCCCTAACACAACAACTGCCCCCCTTGCTCCTGGCCACGCCCGGTCTgcagccacagacacacacaaatagaattaCTACTGGCAGTTGGTTTGGTGCAACTGTTTAATAACTACAGGGATAAAAGTACAATGAATCTAAATGGCAGACAGTTAAACAGCAGGTGAATAACAGTTTAGAATAGGCAAAATACTAAACAAAGTCTAAAACCGGGGTAAACAGCTGGCAAATCTAAAAGGGAACAAGTAAATGCATACCGTTGATAACACATGTCCACGGTTTCCAGTAATGACCACTTGATGGCAGAGCCATCCTACTTTCACACAGGTGGAGGATATACCTCCGGGGCTGTTTGGGCCATAAGCCTATTACCCTATGCTGTCACCTCACTCCAGCCAACAAGCAATCATTGAGCAATCATTGAGGTTACGTAGTGGCAAGTGGGGAATCAAGCATGTACTCCAATTGAGATACTGTATGAGGTACTGTATGTAGTTTGTTTGTGTCAAATTTTGTACCTGCAATTTGTAAAGCCTTCATGTGttgaaagtagtgtgacagccCTCCCACTCTGTGTGCTTcctggttgtgtttctgttgcaggtgattgacaggcagagtGGGAGTGTCCCTGATAATGTGGGGCACCTGGGATGGGTGGATCCCAGGTTATTTAAGacggctgctctctctccctcactctttctttctcctctccaccctttTGGATGGTTTGAGCTTATGCTCCCCTTTTTGGTTCTTTTCTTTCACCATACAACACCCCCACACCACACTTCACACTCACCCAGGCATTGCATTCACTACTGATGTTACAGACTTACACCCTTATTCTCATTTttgataatttatttatttaggttataataaatattttgtgaCATGTGTGGTCTCCCCTTTTTGTCAAGTCTATTGAGCCTGGGCTGTGACAGTAGCAATGAGATGTATTTTTGAGATGCAGCcaataacagattttttttgtggaaaacatactaattgttcattttatgaagttgaaatgtttcacagaaaacacaaattacaatcaaaacacattaaaaagttTGCAGACAGAAGTTTCCTCTCAACACAAATTTCTTATTTACAAGTAGGGCAACCAAAGAAAGATTTTCTTTCACATGTCAAGTTCTTCCTTTGTACACACCTCCAAGCTCTGCTTTAATAACAGGATTCACATTTCCAGCCATGCACGACTTTCTTTGCCTTTGTAACCAATTCACTTCCTCAGCTCTGAGTTCCCCTTTGGCTCAGACGAAGTCGTCCCTGCTGAAGGTCCTGCTGGTCTTTGATGTAGCTCTAGTTGTCCTGCTCTTCCTGCTGTTTCTGCCTTCGTAGAACAGCGGTGGCACCAGCGTCACTCTGGATGAGGAAGCTGGCAGCATGTAGGTTCGTCTGGTCCGGGCCGTGGCATAGGATGCTGGCCTGCGTGGCTTTTTCTGGGAACTGATATGAGAAGTAGAAGGAATTCATGAGATTCTGAGGGAAATATTCAACATTTATCCCAATTAATAAATGCTGCCCTACAAAAAACGAACAGCCGTAactgctttttgtgttttcagaaTCAAAGACAATGAGTAAGGTTTGGATTTCATATCAGCAAAAATACCCAAGAATGCTATTAACTATGTACGGTCCACATCTGTACCAACAACACTTTAGATGGGACAGGAGATacatttttaagtattttttctcagtttcactattCATGCAGTtactgctctttggctttgtagggcAGAATAGTTAGGGCCATAGATATAGGTAATATTATATAAGGTATAGCACAGGTGTGAGTGATGTGGGAGGTTTTGGATAGATTTACGTTGAGTGGAGACCCTCTCTTCCAGAGAAGTAGCTCAGCACCGACCCTCCAGCGATGAGAAGGATAGAGCCTCCCCAGCCAATGAAAACTGCAGCTCCCAGTTCAAATCTGAACAGGAAATTATTGATGTATATAAGTGAGTTGGAGCATTTTGATTTTCTGCAATTATTTTCTTACTGTTTTATCCCTCAGACATGGTCAGATGTGACCCTCTCCATTTATACATTCATCAATTTTATTTACAGAGACCTTGTCATTATATTCATAGTGTTCAAAATTCactcatttcaaaagcaaaAGTACTCACTTCTGTGCCCTGAAATTTGGATCCAAAAATTCTGTTATGACTCTGCCGCCCCACCAGGAGTAGGTGATCATACCACATAATCCTAGAGGAGAATATATGATACTGTAAGAATCCTCAGTGTAGTGTATATTTCacacataatataatatttttgaaaaacattaaaaaaaacattcttacCTGAAACGAGGTAGGTTACACCACCTGCAAAGGTTACCCTTGCATTGGCAATCTCTGAACCGCCTATTTTAGTGCATTTCATCCCTACCAGTGTGAGGACGCCTGCAAAGAAGCCGGTGATGACGGCACAGACTGCCAGGGCTCTGCAGGCATGTAGGAAGGCTGGAAGACAGATGATTATATTATCCAAACAAGTTACCTTTCTCACTGTGGAacttacttaaataccacagcaaCTTTTACTTGTGAGATCTGGGAAAAGTGTTGCTATCATTACAGCCTCACTCTTTCAGATAAAGTTTAAGGCGATGTTAGCACTAAGATGCTGAGGGTAAACCCAAACCAGAATATCCTACCAGGCAGGGCCAGCATGGAGGGATAGTCCTTGCAGTCAGAGACCCCCGTTGTATCTGAAATGCAGTCCTTCCACAGGTTGGAATAGTAGTTGGAGGTGGTCAGGACAATGCTGCCCACCTCAGAGAAGGTCCAGTACTCTGTGGGCAGAGTGGAACACACCAGGATCCAGCCGCCCACACAGGACACAAAACAGCCGATCTCGATGTACATCATCACTGTCCTGTACTTCATGGTGTCTGGTGCCCTATCTCACTCCAAAACAACCAAACCCTCTGAAATCTTTTGGAAATGAAGAACTAAAAAGATCTGCTGCACAGAAAGTGTGTAAACTTGCAGCTTTGAGAACTTCTGACTGTGGAAAACTGAACAAAGCTCTATCTACCACATCGCTGATGCATAGGTGTGGATGTTAGGATTACATCAGAGCTTATCTTTTAGACAGTTTTGCCACGTAAGCATCTCTTGTTTTCCCAGGACTCAGGGGAAACGCTGCCACGGATGGAGTCTTGCTGGTTTTTGCTTCTGTTgtagtaaaaacacacaaacaactacaCCATACAGTCATGTCAGTTCCTCTTTGTTTTTGGTAGAGTTAGAAATATAATGACAGAGAGGATGGAAAAGTAAAGAGTGACATTAACAGtttcatcattatttattatttactattCATCCCTGAGGGGACCCTATTTTGGACAAGAGACTATAATACGTTTTAAATATGCAAACCAGTAGACACATACTTGCTATTATATGTGGCAGCATGAACTGAAACTATATGATGTAATATTGCCGTGTTACACAATCACAATATTGCTGATAGCCATCTTGTAGGGAGAGAAGTTGTTGGCGCCATTTGCCCTTATTGACTGTGAACATTGTCCATAGAGGCTGTTCTTTCCTCTGGAAGCTCCTTTGTCTCTGATGAAGGGAACCATGGGATTTCTGGAGCAGGTAGAGTACTCTCTCCTGCAAATAACACAtataatgtatttttgagtCTTTGGTAagtctacttctactttcttTGCAAATACTGAATACTAGTTTAATTTTCAAATCTCCAGGCACATCAGAGTATGTTGAAATAATAGTTGAGACATTTAAAGTTAAGTAACAAACCTTTTTGGATGGGTTACTCTGCATGCAGTGGCACACTGAAGTGTACAACCAAGTAAAATGAGGAAACTCCCCACCAGCCCAAGGTAGAGGGGTGTTCCAATATCATATCTACAGAGATAATAACAGTTAAAATGGGCTACTGTCTTGCGTTCATTCACATTTACCTATTAATGAGGGGTTTTCAGAGATCAAATATTACCTCAGTTTCGATGGGTCTGCTTTgccatgtaaaatggctgcagCGACTCTGTTTATGTATAAACAATAACCAGCCATGTCTGAAACACCTGCATGAGGGAAAGCCAGTGACAGATGAGAAACGAGACAAACCAACTTGAAACTGCTTTCACAAAAGTTGAGGGTTCGTAAACGCTAACAAATCATACTCACAGCCAACCAAATGCAAAGCAGACGCTGTAATTAGCATCTTGTCGTTGGTTCTCTGGCCTCCACCGATGTATGTGCACTCCATCCCAAAAAATGTGAGCACTGTGCCTACCAACCCAAGGCCTAGGCCGATCATCAGGAGCCCCCGTACGGCCTGGATGTATGCTGGataacgtacacacacacacaactgataAATCCATCCAAAAATGTGCCTTCGGTCATAACTTCATTCATTTATAAATTAAATCATCTCTAAGACAATAGTGCATTCTGTTCTTATTAAAATTCTTATTCTTAAGGAGCAATTTATAGACAGAATCAACAAGAACTAGAGATTGTTGGTCGGTGTACCCACATTTCACCACCCACAGCACCCCAAAGTCTACACAGTTGACCACAGCGGTGGAGTCTTCATAGCAGTCCTTCCACAGGTTGGACCAGTACCAGGCCGCCGTTACCACAGAGGAGCCCCCTTCTCCCCCCAGCTGGGCCACCCTCCAATAGACAAATACATAACATGAATGAAAACTGTAAATCACAGAGCTCACAGGGACTGGATGCTCCCTGAAAGGCAAATGAACACGATATAGACAGTGTGAGAGGCTTAAGTATTGTTTAATCTTATCAGATACTCTTTTGGCTCCCATATTCTATTGTCATTTACATATTCACCTCCTTTTGTCTTTATTGATTTGCACCAAGCCAAACCCTtctatcattttgttttctggGCCCTCTTTGCCTACTACCATCAACACATAatacgtacatacatacatattatagtttgggatttttcattggtttttgtttttatattgttttccatttttatttaaatttcagtttatgtttagttagttttcagtgtgggtgTGATAGTTTTAGTTTAGCTTTAATTTAGTTTCAGCTCTAGTTTTAGTATAGTTGATAGGAGTGGTATCTTTTTGTTGTAcagtttgttgtaattatggtAGTAACAGTTGTCTTGTTGTAATTGGTAATTCTAATTTTACATGTTTAACTTTGACTGTTTTGTATTGATATTTTAAaatggaccccaggaagactagtcTGTCGCTTGTGCGTCGACTAATGGGGAtccacaataaacaataaaggtgtAATGATAGAAGAATAttgtgtaataaaaacaataaatcagaAATTCTTTTAAAAATGGATTTACCTTTTTCCAAATTTGTTTGGAAAAATGGGACCACGTTGGGACCCCTTCAAAATGCTCCACCTAAAATGTgcttttttaccctgcacaaagactaaaaaacaaaaactaaaaacatttgtatttcagtttacgacaatgttttttaacacctagttttcatCTTAGTTTTTGCTTTAGTTTAATAATAACCTTGATATAGAAAGTACAATTAGATCAATTAGAAAGTACAATTAGATTCCACCAACCAAAAATGTGTCTCCCACAGTCTGTGTTCATTGCTCCAGTTATAATTTGGTCTCCCTTACTCTTATTTGCCTACCTCCAGTGGTCCATGGCGAGGGTGCTGGCCACCAAGCCCCAGCCCAGTATGGACACCAGCAGGCCCAGGATCTGAGCCAGTCTCCTCCACATCCCACCACAGCCTTTACTGCAAGCTACTATTGAGTAATGTTAATGTTAGTTAACTTGTGAAGTACAAGTTACTAAGCTTGCCAGACCAAGGGAAAATAATagctgaatacattttgaatacttGAAAAACACTGGAGTAATTTATTTTATCAGGCAAAAAGTGTGTTTACTTTTCAGGCTGTATCAGTGTCTGGAATAGATATTAAAAAAACTGtgttttatataatatataaacaaCCTCAAAGCTATATGAAACAATATTTCATATATTATGTATTTGAAAGCATATTTAATTATACTTTTGTCCATGTCTTTTTAGCTGTCGTAACAGTGAGATAGCCTGAATTCAGCTGGAAAAGCAAAGCCACTAATGTCAGATATGAAGGTCACTAATGCCACCCTACCTTGCAAAGGAAGTATTCCACACgtaattaaagtgataaaatcTGCAAGGATTTTGCTTCAATAGAAAGCTGTGGAGTGCCAGTCTTcttactgctgctgctcatgTGGTTTTGTATAAAGGTTTGAATGATAGCAGCAAAACAGACGCTGTTTACTGTCAACCAGACCTGATTAGCCTgtgaggtttttgttttttgttgtctaAAACCCCACATAAAGCCTGACAATCCTAATAGAAAGCTTTGATATATATTGAAATTctatattattttgttaaatgGGCATGAATATGTATTTTGATTGTCTTATAGTGTGAGTGCGCTATTGATGATACACAACATGCACAACAAGCAACAGAAAATGGAAGCAAATGGATTCAGTGAAAaagattttttaaaacaaaacagaggggTTTGTCAGACAAtttttattaataaaaatacacaccaCTATATTTGCTTTTGCCACAGTTTCATAACTTGAACAGAAGCATCAGCCCACTTGTCCATCACATCCATTAGCATTTGTGCCCCATAGAATCAGTCAGATTTATATCATATATAGGAGTTTTTGATGAACGGTTCAGTCTCACTCCTCGACCTGCttgacagagaggagagcgtCCGACTGCTGCCGCTGCTCCTCGACTCAGAGCGACTTGACCTGCTCGACCTGGACGAGCGGCCAGACTCCGACCCCGACCCCGACCGCGACCCCCCTGACCCCGACCCCGACCCTGCAGACAGACCAGACTTGGAGCTTCGCCCCGACTTTGATGACCGCTCCGACTTGGCCGAGCGTCC
The window above is part of the Centroberyx gerrardi isolate f3 chromosome 21, fCenGer3.hap1.cur.20231027, whole genome shotgun sequence genome. Proteins encoded here:
- the LOC139914661 gene encoding claudin-10-like translates to MKYRTVMMYIEIGCFVSCVGGWILVCSTLPTEYWTFSEVGSIVLTTSNYYSNLWKDCISDTTGVSDCKDYPSMLALPAFLHACRALAVCAVITGFFAGVLTLVGMKCTKIGGSEIANARVTFAGGVTYLVSGLCGMITYSWWGGRVITEFLDPNFRAQKFELGAAVFIGWGGSILLIAGGSVLSYFSGREGLHSTSQKKPRRPASYATARTRRTYMLPASSSRVTLVPPLFYEGRNSRKSRTTRATSKTSRTFSRDDFV
- the LOC139914678 gene encoding claudin-10-like, giving the protein MWRRLAQILGLLVSILGWGLVASTLAMDHWRVAQLGGEGGSSVVTAAWYWSNLWKDCYEDSTAVVNCVDFGVLWVVKSYIQAVRGLLMIGLGLGLVGTVLTFFGMECTYIGGGQRTNDKMLITASALHLVGCVSDMAGYCLYINRVAAAILHGKADPSKLRYDIGTPLYLGLVGSFLILLGCTLQCATACRVTHPKRREYSTCSRNPMVPFIRDKGASRGKNSLYGQCSQSIRANGANNFSPYKMAISNIVIV